In the Ilumatobacteraceae bacterium genome, one interval contains:
- a CDS encoding adenosine kinase, whose product MNLDQMVARDAQYDVVGIGNALVDVIAHAPDTFVDAHGLAKGSMNLVDTDRAVELYQALGSAVEMSGGSAANTMCGVASFGGRAAYIGKVTDDDLGQVFGHDLLAVGVQFRPGGHRNEVPTGRCIIVVTPDAERTMNTYLGASSLLGVGDVDDAAIASGKLLYMEGYLFDRDEAKSAFRHAAGVAHGVGGMVSLTLSDSFCVDRHRDDFRALVSDEVDLLFGNDAELISLYETDTFDEAVAELRRHCQFAAITTGADGSVIITGDEVIRVQAHPVRRVVDTTGAGDLYAAGFMYGVTSGRSLPECGRLGSIAASEVISHVGPRPLVELRTLVG is encoded by the coding sequence GTGAACCTCGACCAGATGGTGGCCCGCGACGCCCAGTACGACGTCGTCGGCATCGGCAATGCACTCGTCGACGTGATCGCGCACGCACCCGACACGTTCGTCGACGCACACGGCCTCGCCAAGGGGTCGATGAACCTCGTCGACACCGATCGCGCCGTCGAGCTCTACCAGGCGCTCGGTTCTGCCGTGGAGATGAGCGGTGGATCGGCCGCCAACACGATGTGTGGCGTGGCCAGCTTCGGTGGTCGAGCCGCCTACATCGGCAAGGTGACCGACGACGATCTCGGCCAGGTGTTCGGTCACGACCTCCTCGCGGTCGGGGTCCAGTTCCGGCCGGGTGGGCACCGCAACGAGGTGCCGACGGGACGCTGCATCATCGTGGTCACCCCCGACGCCGAGCGGACCATGAACACGTACCTCGGAGCGTCGAGCCTGCTCGGTGTCGGCGACGTCGACGACGCAGCCATCGCGTCGGGCAAGTTGCTCTACATGGAGGGCTACCTGTTCGATCGCGACGAGGCGAAGTCGGCCTTCCGCCACGCCGCCGGCGTCGCACACGGTGTCGGCGGCATGGTGTCGCTGACGCTGTCCGACTCGTTCTGCGTCGACCGCCACCGTGACGACTTCCGGGCGCTCGTGTCCGACGAGGTCGATCTGCTGTTCGGCAACGACGCCGAGCTGATCTCGCTCTACGAGACCGACACGTTCGACGAGGCGGTCGCCGAACTGCGTCGCCACTGCCAGTTCGCGGCGATCACGACCGGTGCCGACGGGTCGGTGATCATCACCGGCGACGAGGTCATCCGCGTCCAGGCGCATCCGGTCCGGCGTGTCGTCGACACCACCGGTGCCGGTGACCTGTACGCAGCCGGGTTCATGTACGGCGTGACGTCAGGGCGGTCGCTCCCCGAATGCGGCCGTTTGGGTTCGATCGCCGCCTCCGAGGTCATCTCGCACGTCGGCCCGCGGCCGCTCGTCGAGTTGCGTACCCTGGTGGGGTGA
- a CDS encoding M1 family metallopeptidase, whose amino-acid sequence MTVISSDTLDPYRLPRHTTPDRYDLTLEPDLDAGTFAGSVSITVTSHEATDELVLNAIELDIDRCTVDGEPAATELDESTERLFVRPTDGVAAGAHTLVVEFRGILNDKLRGFYRSTYRDDEGVERVIATTQMQSTDCRRAFPCWDEPDFKAIFAVTLRVEPEMMAVSNGSILSEEESDGKRVVRFADTMVMSSYLVAFVVGPLEATDWHDADGIPVRIVHVPGKGDLTAFGLDVATFCLAWFQDYYGIPYPSDKVDLLALPDFAAGAMENLGCITFRENLLLVHPTAGTQSERQLVADVVAHELAHMWFGDLVTMSWWNGIWLNEAFATFMEIAACDAFRPEWERWTYFGLERSVAFETDALGSTRSVEFKVRSPADCEGMFDVLTYQKGGALLRMLEQYLGAERFREGVSHYLRTHSYANTETGDLWDAIEHTSGEPVRRIMDSWIWQPGFPLVEVTAAGDELVLTQRRFSFDPDDASTSRWAIPVAVQQGDHVDTVLLDGDELRLPLGDGPVIVNAGGHGFFRVSYSDDLRARLTPEVVASMTTLERYNLVDDAWNAVTAQTLDAADFLDLAELFGGEREYGVWQVIAIGLRGLRRLIVDDAAALAAFERRVVALCAPALDDLGEPTAEDTDLTAKLRGLLLSVVAVTGGDADAQARARRIYDDWSSDPDSVDAELAAASTAVVAATGDAADYDRMLEQYRSGATPQIQLRHLHLLPEFRGDELMARTLGLAMSDEVKTQNAPFVLRTAIGNLHHGRTAWEFVRQNWADINDAFPRNTISRIVETVKSLDRPADVAQTAAFFAEHPIEQAAKTLDQILERQRVNAEVRERNEQPFRDALR is encoded by the coding sequence GTGACCGTCATCTCCAGCGACACCCTCGACCCCTACCGTCTGCCGCGCCACACGACGCCCGACCGGTACGACCTCACCCTCGAACCCGACCTCGACGCCGGCACCTTCGCCGGATCGGTGTCGATCACCGTCACCTCGCACGAGGCCACCGACGAGCTGGTGCTGAATGCGATCGAGCTCGACATCGACCGTTGCACGGTCGACGGCGAGCCGGCCGCCACCGAACTGGACGAATCCACCGAGCGACTGTTCGTGCGGCCGACGGACGGTGTCGCGGCCGGAGCCCACACGCTCGTGGTCGAGTTCCGCGGGATCCTCAACGACAAGCTCCGCGGCTTCTACCGCAGCACGTACCGTGACGACGAGGGCGTCGAGCGGGTGATCGCGACCACCCAGATGCAGTCGACCGATTGCCGGCGGGCGTTCCCGTGCTGGGACGAGCCCGACTTCAAGGCGATCTTCGCGGTCACGCTCCGTGTCGAGCCGGAGATGATGGCGGTCTCCAACGGATCGATCCTCTCCGAGGAGGAGTCCGACGGCAAGCGAGTGGTCCGGTTCGCCGACACGATGGTGATGAGTTCCTACCTGGTGGCGTTCGTCGTCGGCCCGCTCGAGGCGACCGACTGGCACGACGCCGACGGCATCCCGGTTCGGATCGTGCACGTGCCCGGCAAGGGAGACCTGACGGCGTTCGGGCTCGACGTGGCCACGTTCTGCCTCGCGTGGTTCCAGGACTACTACGGCATCCCCTACCCCAGTGACAAGGTCGACCTGCTCGCGCTGCCCGACTTCGCCGCCGGGGCGATGGAGAACCTCGGCTGCATCACGTTCCGGGAGAACCTGCTGCTGGTCCACCCGACCGCCGGCACGCAGAGCGAGCGGCAGCTCGTCGCCGACGTGGTCGCCCACGAGTTGGCCCACATGTGGTTCGGCGACCTCGTCACGATGTCGTGGTGGAACGGGATCTGGTTGAACGAGGCGTTCGCGACGTTCATGGAGATCGCCGCCTGCGACGCGTTCCGACCCGAGTGGGAGCGCTGGACCTACTTCGGTCTCGAGCGCAGCGTGGCGTTCGAGACCGATGCACTGGGCTCGACCCGCTCGGTCGAGTTCAAGGTGCGGTCACCGGCCGACTGCGAGGGCATGTTCGACGTCCTCACGTACCAGAAGGGCGGTGCGCTCCTGCGCATGCTCGAGCAGTACCTCGGCGCCGAGCGGTTCCGGGAGGGCGTGAGTCACTACCTCCGCACCCACTCGTACGCGAACACCGAGACGGGCGACCTGTGGGACGCGATCGAGCACACCTCGGGAGAACCCGTCCGCCGCATCATGGACTCGTGGATCTGGCAGCCGGGATTCCCGCTGGTCGAGGTCACGGCCGCCGGCGACGAGCTGGTGTTGACCCAGCGGCGGTTCTCGTTCGATCCCGACGATGCCTCCACGTCGCGCTGGGCGATCCCGGTCGCGGTGCAGCAGGGTGATCACGTCGACACGGTGCTGCTCGACGGCGACGAGCTGCGGTTGCCGCTCGGCGACGGCCCGGTCATCGTCAATGCGGGCGGTCACGGCTTCTTCCGGGTGTCGTACTCCGATGACCTGCGGGCGCGCCTGACCCCCGAGGTCGTCGCGTCGATGACCACGCTCGAGCGGTACAACCTGGTCGACGACGCCTGGAACGCCGTCACGGCGCAGACGCTCGACGCCGCCGACTTCCTCGACCTCGCCGAACTCTTCGGCGGCGAACGCGAGTACGGCGTGTGGCAGGTGATCGCGATCGGTCTGCGTGGTCTCCGACGCCTGATCGTCGACGACGCCGCGGCGCTCGCCGCGTTCGAACGCCGTGTCGTCGCGCTGTGCGCGCCGGCGCTCGACGACCTCGGCGAGCCGACGGCCGAAGACACCGACCTCACCGCGAAGCTGCGTGGGCTGCTGCTCTCGGTGGTCGCGGTCACCGGTGGTGATGCCGATGCCCAGGCGCGAGCGCGACGGATCTACGACGACTGGTCGAGCGACCCCGACTCGGTCGATGCCGAACTCGCTGCGGCATCGACGGCTGTCGTGGCGGCGACCGGCGATGCCGCCGACTACGACCGGATGCTCGAGCAATACCGGAGTGGGGCGACACCGCAGATTCAGCTCCGGCACCTGCACCTGTTGCCCGAGTTCCGGGGCGACGAGCTGATGGCCCGCACGCTCGGCCTCGCGATGAGCGACGAGGTGAAGACCCAGAACGCGCCCTTCGTGTTGCGGACGGCGATCGGCAACCTCCACCACGGTCGCACGGCGTGGGAGTTCGTCCGCCAGAATTGGGCCGACATCAACGACGCCTTCCCCCGCAACACGATCTCGCGCATCGTCGAGACCGTGAAGTCCCTCGACCGGCCCGCCGACGTGGCGCAGACCGCTGCGTTCTTCGCCGAACATCCGATCGAGCAAGCGGCCAAGACGCTCGATCAGATCCTCGAACGTCAACGCGTCAATGCCGAGGTCCGCGAGCGCAACGAGCAGCCGTTCCGCGACGCGCTGCGCTGA
- a CDS encoding transketolase C-terminal domain-containing protein produces MTADAPQLDLELLRQIERRVLWLAARIIDHANRRGTTDVKVGGHQASSASMASIMTALWFGHIGGEDKVAVKPHASPVYHAIKYLTGELDRSYLTTLRQRGGLQAYPSRTKDPDVSDFSTGSVGLGAVAPLFSALTRRYTDSHFGEQPAARFVALVGDAELDEGNVWEAIADPATQELGNFTMVVDLNRQSLDRVIPDIAAVRLKRFFADAGWHVAEAKYGRRLTAAFEEPGGDALEAHIDTMSNEAYQHLFTLDGADFRRKFLTAADPEVRAHVDGLDDDALKHLVTDLGGHDLGLLLDTFQACDAEPERPSVVFAYTIKGFGLPMAGDPMNHAALLSPEQIDAFRDELGLDETTEWDRFDPDSDAGRWCRRVGGDINNAPPTPRPVPPVPRAARSLTTNGSVSTQEAFGRVLASLADVDGVGDRIVTTAPDVSISTNLGGFINKRGVYAHTERDDHGGAERLLKWAPGPTGQHIELGISEMNLFMLLGQLGLAHEHHDRHLLPVGTVYDPFVLRGLDALIYGVYNASRFVVAGTPAGVTLAPEGGAHQSTITASVGAELPNLTYSEPAFATEVDWLLCDALDQLSQPDGTSSYLRLSTRPIDQAPFAAAVERYGEDRLRAQVLAGGYRLHDAPPDGRPGVTLVTTGVMAPEALAAAAELDDEGVQASVVHLTSPDRVYRSWRDGFTRTAATARVVRAPSQLHRIVPAAERRRPIVSVHDAASHSLAWIGSALGTRQYTLGVDRFGESGTIADLHEITGIDAGSIVNAALIAVSEVDIIDDD; encoded by the coding sequence ATGACCGCCGACGCGCCTCAACTCGACCTCGAGCTGCTGCGGCAGATCGAGCGGCGTGTGCTGTGGCTCGCCGCCCGGATCATCGACCACGCCAACCGCCGCGGCACGACCGACGTCAAGGTCGGTGGCCACCAGGCGTCGAGCGCGTCGATGGCATCGATCATGACGGCGCTGTGGTTCGGCCACATCGGCGGCGAGGACAAGGTGGCCGTCAAGCCGCACGCCTCGCCGGTGTACCACGCGATCAAGTACCTCACCGGCGAACTCGACCGCTCGTACCTCACCACGTTGCGGCAGCGTGGCGGGCTGCAGGCGTACCCGTCACGCACGAAGGACCCCGACGTGTCGGACTTCTCGACCGGTTCGGTGGGGCTGGGTGCCGTCGCTCCCCTGTTCTCGGCGCTGACCCGTCGGTACACCGACTCGCACTTCGGCGAGCAGCCAGCGGCGCGATTCGTCGCGCTGGTCGGGGATGCAGAACTCGACGAGGGCAACGTCTGGGAGGCGATCGCCGACCCGGCCACCCAGGAACTCGGCAACTTCACGATGGTGGTCGACCTCAACCGACAGTCGCTCGACCGTGTGATCCCCGACATCGCCGCGGTACGGCTCAAGCGGTTCTTCGCCGACGCCGGATGGCACGTGGCAGAGGCCAAGTACGGGCGACGCCTGACCGCGGCGTTCGAGGAGCCCGGCGGCGATGCACTCGAGGCGCACATCGACACGATGTCGAACGAGGCGTACCAGCACCTGTTCACGCTCGACGGCGCCGACTTCCGCCGCAAGTTCCTCACCGCCGCCGACCCGGAGGTACGCGCACACGTGGACGGTCTCGACGACGACGCCCTCAAGCATCTCGTGACCGATCTGGGTGGTCACGACCTCGGGTTGCTGCTCGACACGTTCCAGGCCTGTGACGCAGAACCCGAGCGCCCGTCGGTGGTGTTCGCCTACACGATCAAGGGGTTCGGGCTTCCGATGGCGGGCGACCCGATGAACCACGCAGCGCTGCTGTCGCCCGAGCAGATCGACGCCTTCCGCGACGAGCTCGGACTCGACGAGACCACCGAGTGGGACCGCTTCGACCCCGACTCCGACGCGGGCCGCTGGTGTCGGCGTGTCGGTGGCGACATCAACAACGCTCCCCCGACGCCGCGACCCGTTCCGCCGGTACCGCGGGCAGCCCGGTCGCTGACCACCAACGGCTCGGTGTCGACCCAGGAGGCATTCGGGCGCGTGCTGGCCAGCCTCGCCGACGTCGACGGAGTCGGCGACCGCATCGTGACCACGGCACCCGACGTCTCGATCTCGACCAACCTCGGCGGCTTCATCAACAAGCGTGGCGTGTACGCGCACACCGAACGCGACGATCACGGCGGTGCCGAGCGGCTGCTCAAGTGGGCCCCGGGGCCGACGGGGCAGCACATCGAACTCGGCATCAGCGAGATGAACCTGTTCATGCTGCTCGGCCAGCTCGGTCTGGCTCACGAGCACCACGACCGCCACCTGCTCCCGGTCGGTACCGTCTACGACCCCTTTGTGCTGCGCGGCCTCGACGCACTCATCTACGGGGTCTACAACGCATCACGGTTCGTCGTGGCGGGCACGCCGGCGGGCGTGACGCTGGCGCCCGAGGGTGGTGCCCACCAGTCGACGATCACGGCGTCGGTCGGCGCCGAGCTCCCGAACCTCACCTACTCCGAGCCGGCCTTCGCGACCGAGGTCGACTGGTTGCTGTGCGACGCGCTCGATCAGCTGTCGCAGCCCGACGGCACCAGCAGCTACCTGCGATTGTCGACCCGACCGATCGACCAGGCTCCCTTCGCCGCCGCCGTCGAGCGGTACGGCGAAGACCGACTGCGGGCCCAGGTGTTGGCCGGCGGGTACCGGCTGCACGACGCACCACCCGACGGCCGCCCAGGGGTCACGCTGGTCACCACCGGCGTCATGGCTCCCGAGGCACTCGCAGCTGCCGCCGAGCTCGACGACGAGGGTGTGCAGGCGTCGGTGGTCCATCTCACGAGCCCCGACCGTGTGTACCGCAGCTGGCGAGACGGGTTCACCCGCACCGCGGCAACGGCCCGGGTCGTGCGGGCGCCCAGCCAGCTGCACCGGATCGTGCCGGCCGCCGAGCGGCGACGCCCGATCGTGAGCGTGCACGATGCGGCCAGCCATAGCCTGGCGTGGATCGGATCGGCGCTCGGCACCCGCCAGTACACGCTGGGAGTCGACCGGTTCGGTGAGTCGGGCACGATCGCCGATCTCCACGAGATCACCGGCATCGACGCCGGCAGCATCGTCAACGCTGCGCTGATCGCCGTGAGCGAAGTCGACATCATCGACGACGACTGA
- a CDS encoding HNH endonuclease signature motif containing protein, which yields MATDLGRRQRLFTGSAREAAKLLTRTCTHPDCRVPSRFAEVDHIDEWAGGSGATDQHNADVRCGGHNRFEHRQRWRTRRDRNGRSSSIRPDGTIVLPVGEREPDLTSDELTRIARALVADLVPLQPAG from the coding sequence GTGGCGACCGATCTGGGACGCCGGCAACGGTTGTTCACCGGCAGCGCCCGAGAAGCGGCGAAGCTGCTGACCCGAACCTGCACGCACCCGGATTGTCGAGTGCCGTCCCGGTTCGCCGAGGTCGATCACATCGACGAATGGGCAGGTGGCTCCGGCGCGACCGATCAGCACAACGCCGATGTCCGATGCGGTGGGCACAACCGGTTCGAACACCGACAACGATGGCGAACCCGACGTGACCGGAACGGCCGCAGCTCCTCGATCCGACCCGACGGCACGATCGTGCTGCCGGTCGGTGAACGCGAGCCCGATCTCACCTCCGACGAACTCACCCGCATCGCACGAGCGCTGGTCGCTGACCTGGTGCCGCTCCAACCGGCCGGCTGA
- a CDS encoding Lrp/AsnC family transcriptional regulator, which yields MNDIDRRILAELQIDARRSNKDLALACGVSPSTMLHRMRALEADGVIRGYHADIAPEALGRHVEALVSVRLQPKTPAAVEEFMDAIWSLDETIAVTMLTGAYDVLVHVSVRDVKALSETVLTAVANAPHVSDEQTSIVFEHRAKKVLGALD from the coding sequence ATGAACGACATCGATCGCCGGATTCTCGCCGAATTGCAGATCGACGCGCGGCGCTCGAACAAGGACCTCGCTCTGGCGTGTGGGGTCTCACCGTCGACGATGCTGCACCGAATGCGGGCGCTCGAGGCCGACGGGGTGATCCGTGGGTATCACGCCGACATCGCTCCCGAGGCGCTCGGGCGACATGTGGAGGCGTTGGTGTCGGTGCGGCTCCAGCCGAAGACGCCGGCCGCCGTCGAGGAGTTCATGGATGCGATCTGGTCGCTCGACGAGACGATTGCGGTCACGATGCTGACGGGCGCCTATGACGTGCTGGTGCACGTCAGCGTGCGTGACGTGAAGGCGCTGAGCGAGACCGTGTTGACCGCCGTCGCCAACGCCCCGCACGTCAGCGACGAACAGACCTCCATCGTGTTCGAACACCGAGCCAAGAAGGTCCTCGGCGCGCTCGACTGA